In a genomic window of Pieris brassicae chromosome 7, ilPieBrab1.1, whole genome shotgun sequence:
- the LOC123711958 gene encoding 60S ribosomal protein L21, with protein MTNSKGYRRSTRDLFSRKFRTHGAIPLSTYMKVYKVGDIVDVRGNGAVQKGMPHKVYHGKTGRVYNVTAHALGVIVNKRVRGRIIPKRINIRIEHVKHSKCREDFLKRVKENERLLMEAKAAGKKVNLKRQPKQPRSSHIVNGSEKPVLLAPIPYEFVA; from the exons ATGACGAACTCCAAGGGTTATCGTCGTAGTACTAGGGATCTTTTTTCCCGCAAGTTCCGCACACATGGAGCTATCCCGCTTTCCACGTACATGAAAGTGTACAAAGTCGGCGACATCGTTGACGTTAGG ggAAATGGTGCAGTTCAGAAAGGTATGCCACACAAAGTTTACCATGGTAAAACTGGTAGAGTGTACAATGTTACAGCCCATGCGCTAGGTGTGATTGTAAACAAGAGGGTGCGTGGTAGAATCATCCCCAAGAGGATCAATATCAGAATTGAACATGTCAAGCACTCTAAGTGCCGTGAAGACTTCCTTAAACGTGTTAAGGAAAATGAGAGGCTGTTAATGGAAGCTAAAGCCGCTGGCAAGAAAGTCAACCTTAAGAGACAACCCAAGCAACCCAGGTCTTCACACATTGTTAATGGCAGTGAAAAACCAGTGTTACTTGCTCCTATTCCCTACGAGTTTGTAGcctaa
- the LOC123711829 gene encoding nitric oxide synthase-interacting protein homolog translates to MTRHARNCTAGAVYTYHEKKKDAAASGYGTQSERVGKDSVKSFDCCSLTLQPCRNPVVTKDGFLFDKEAILEYIITKKTEYTRKLKNYEKQLKKEDEEKKELAEAEREANLIKFMNREKNITNGAKSEASHQSSSLSNLANGKHKQLPSFWIPSQLPDAKISKLQKPDPTVYCPLSSKPLKMKDLIEVKWTLVKDPDDKKSLIAKENRYMCPITHDILSNAVPCAVIRTTGHVVTMECVEKIIKKDWLHPLTGDKLKEKDIILLQRGGTGYALTNDNLEAKNERPVLQA, encoded by the exons atgacgaGGCATGCTAGAAATTGCACAGCAGGTGCAGTGTATACATATCACGAAAAAAAGAAAGATGCTGCAGCTTCGGGATATGGTACGCAGAGTGAACGAGTTGGAAAGGATTCGGTAAAGAGCTTTGATTGCTGTAGTCTCACATTGCAGCCTTGTAGAAATCCAGTGGTTACAAAAGAcggatttttatttgataaagaaGCCATCctggaatacataataacaaaGAAAACGGAATACACACGTAAGTTAAAAAACTATgaaaagcaattaaaaaagGAAGATGAAGAAAAAAAGGAACTGGCAGAAGCTGAAAGAGaagcaaatttaataaaattcatgaATAGAGAAAAGAACATAACAAATGGAGCAAAATCAGAGGCATCACATCAATCAAGCTCTCTTTCAAACCTTGCTAATGGGAAACATAAACAGTTGCCTAGTTTTTGGATACCCTCACAATTACCAGATGCAAAAATTTCTAAATTACAAAAGCCAGATCCTACAGTGTATTGTCCTCTAAGTAGTAAACCTTTAAAAATGAAGGATCTTATTGAAGTTAAGTGGACCTTAGTAAAGGATCCAGATGACAAAAAATCTTTGATAGCAAAAGAGAACAGGTATATGTGTCCAATCACTCATGATATACTGAGTAATGCTGTGCCATGTGCTGTTATCAG AACTACAGGTCATGTTGTTACCATGGAGTGTGTtgagaaaattataaagaagGATTGGCTTCACCCACTCACAGGTGataaattgaaagaaaaagaTATTATTCTACTGCAAAGAGGAGGTACAGGCTATGCACTAACCAATGATAATCTTGAGGCAAAAAATGAAAGGCCTGTATTACAGGCTTAA
- the LOC123711957 gene encoding ubiquitin carboxyl-terminal hydrolase 46: MSICQDLGLNFQQRMGATASQLEKDIGSEQFPPNEHYFGLVNFGNTCYSNSVLQALYFCRPFRDKVLEYKAKNKRTKETLLTCLADLFYSIATQKKKVGSIAPKKFIARLRKEKEEFDNYMQQDAHEFLNFLINHINEIILAERNQSTLKLQKTTGSGESVTCNGTVPQNSEPTWVHEIFQGTLTSETRCLNCETVSSKDEHFFDLQVDVDQNTSITHCLKCFSDTETLCNDNKFKCDNCSSYQEAQKRMRVKKLPLILALHLKRFKYMEQYNRHIKVSHRVVFPLELRLFNTSDDAVNPDRLYDLVAVVVHCGSGPNRGHYISIVKSHGFWLLFDDDMVDKIDASAIEDFYGLTSDIQKSSETGYILFYQSRDASC; encoded by the exons ATGTCAATATGTCAGGATCTCGGCCTTAATTTCCAACAGAGAATG gGCGCAACCGCTTCACAGTTGGAGAAAGATATTGGATCAGAGCAGTTTCCACCAAATGAGCATTATTTTGGTTTAGTTAAT TTTGGCAACACATGCTACAGTAACTCAGTTCTTCAAGCTTTATACTTTTGTCGTCCGTTTAGGGATAAGGTTCTAGAATACAAGgctaaaaacaaaagaactaAGGAAACATTATTAACATGTTTGGCagatttgttttatagtatAGCAACACAGAAGAAAAAAGTTGGTTCAATTGCACcaaaaaagtttattgctaGGTTGAGGAAAGAAAAAG AGGAGTTTGATAACTACATGCAACAGGATGCTCATGAGTTTCTGAACTTTCTAATAAATcacattaatgaaataatacttG CTGAACGCAATCAAAGCACGCTGAAGTTGCAAAAGACGACCGGTTCGGGCGAGAGTGTTACATGTAATGGCACTGTTCCACAGAACAGCGAGCCAACATGGGTACACGAAATTTTTCAGGGTACCCTCACTAGCGAAACTCGTTGCCTCAACTGTGAGACCGTTAGTAGTAAAGATGAGCATTTCTTTGATTTACAG GTCGATGTCGATCAAAACACGAGTATTACGCATTGTCTAAAGTGTTTTAGTGACACGGAGACACTTTGTAATGATAATAAGTTCAAATGTGACAACTGTAGTAGCTATCAAGAGGCTCAGAAGCGCATGCGTGTGAAGAAACTGCCCCTTATTTTGGCATTGCATTTAAAGAGATTCAAATATATGGAGCAGTATAATAGGCATATAAAAGTTTCCCATCGAGTGGTCTTTCCTTTGGAATTGAGGCTATTTAATAcg TCAGACGACGCAGTGAATCCTGACCGGCTGTATGACCTGGTCGCGGTGGTGGTACACTGCGGTTCAGGCCCCAACCGGGGACATTACATCAGCATTGTCAAGAGTCACGGCTTCTGGCTGCTCTTCGACGACGATATGGTTGAT AAAATCGACGCATCTGCAATTGAAGACTTTTATGGCCTAACCTCAGATATACAGAAATCATCCGAAACaggatatatattattttatcagtcTAGAGATGCTAGCTGTTAA
- the LOC123712468 gene encoding uncharacterized protein LOC123712468, with amino-acid sequence MNTPIDNIIVNPCQYTPVYIIENPTVSQTTPIVVTTSAQKPQHSNLKAFYENSGKLENNLLQRNENIKTPRIIKKVDNNVIGNNLKLANFLMAKNEFKIETVSEQPSIPYNNIVLKPLFVTNTPSSTNIQPTLPKLDVRSKIVRVKDIPIAKQKNRKILPKMTPKEETIAKPSKTTSVQLIKLGETYHCLNDLNDEQMKKVNHALKIFNSPKNPPKELSFDPATNTQYIYKVLSPKDIVPNNKDKEVLKPKKPEIKKEIKKVEKIVPEIEEEEPVIPIETTITRSGRKVRLPKNILPEETTLQKPKKKSGTIVTCNQCSLQFNSLYRLRRHYDHHPTHVPAPGHTNLFHCLLAIIKTGTEDEQANIFLQQLEQFIAKIRSLIPCFIKSDSLVGKLNTIGEDVANLFGIDPGKYNLNVSALSCNKDKDGHCQHNPPPPHVTSEASPLDSHKGAVDIPQTDDCARNNSADKWPTVSKRLESRKNPEQGTAKKIKLSDAKVPLEQCELDDVDIDAFFSNTHKTESPMDIKTETREIDISDQLQTNLNQDLKKHHLKFHSTHFDIRSSPIKPTSTVFTKFQINPEKLPKFDMQEIQPLINQESYTEQVHTQPNIVPSLEIDLFTQNNSLPCKEMSDISLHSSKDWSLKYMDNESNMNYVKADSIINDSTDYLKSNGLIEPALLHVKDDSKLENGNAHENNLNENLSHQDSVLSLLSYPEATIRNSTVDFSLDLFSFSNS; translated from the exons ATGAATACACCGattgataatattatcgtAAATCCATGTCAATACACACCCGTTTATATCATTGAAAATCCTACTGTTTCTcag ACGACACCAATTGTTGTGACTACATCAGCCCAAAAACCACAACATAGCAATTTAAAAGCGTTTTATGAAAATAGCGGTAAACTGGAAAATAACCTCCTGCAGCGCAACGAGAATATAAAGACTCCACGAATAATCAAGAAAGTTGATAATAATGTGATtggaaataatttgaaattagcAAATTTTCTTATGGCAaagaatgaatttaaaattgaaactgTTTCTGAACAGCCATCCATTCCTTACAATAACATTGTATTGAAACCATTGTTTGTTACAAATACTCCTAGCAGTACTAACATACAGCCCACACTTCCCAAGTTAGATGTGCGGAGTAAAATTGTTCGAGTTAAAGACATCCCGATTGCAAAgcaaaaaaacagaaaaatattgcCAAAGATGACACCAAAAGAGGA aactaTTGCAAAACCATCAAAGACTACATctgtacaattaattaaattaggcGAAACCTATCATTG cctCAATGATCTTAATGATGAACAGATGAAAAAAGTGAATCATGCTCTAAAGATTTTTAACAGCCCAAAGAACCCTCCAAAAGAACTATCTTTCGATCCTGCCACTAATACCCAGTACATATACaa AGTTCTGTCACCAAAAGATATAGtaccaaataataaagataaagaaGTATTAAAGCCTAAGAAACCAGAgattaaaaaggaaataaaaaaagtagaaaaaatTGTACCTGAAATTGAGGAAGAAGAACCTGTAATTCCCATTGAG ACAACAATCACGAGGAGTGGAAGAAAAGTAAGGttgccaaaaaatattttgccagAGGAAACCACACTTCAAAAACCTAAGAAAAAAAGTGGCACTATTGTAACTTGCAATCAGTGTTCTttg CAATTCAACAGTTTGTATCGTTTAAGAAGACATTATGATCACCATCCAACCCATGTGCCAGCACCTGGCCATACCAATCTTTTCCATTGCCTTTTGGCTATAATTAAAACTGGAACTGAAGATGAGCAAGCCAATATATTTCTACAACAATTAGAACAATTTATAGCCAAGATAAGATCTTTGATCCCTTGCTTCATCAAAAGTGACAGTTTAGTAGGCAAGTTAAACACAATAGGCGAAGATGTGGCAAA TTTATTTGGGATTGACCCaggaaaatacaatttaaatgtaagtGCATTAAGCTGCAACAAAGATAAAGATGGCCATTGTCAACATAACCCACCACCACCACATGTCACTTCAGAAGCAAGCCCATTAGATAGCCATAAAGGGGCTGTCGATATTCCTCAAACAGATGACTGTGCTAGAAATAATTCTGCAGATAAATGGCCAACTGTCAGCAAAAGGTTGGAATCCCGTAAAAACCCTGAACAAGGCACTgctaagaaaattaaattgagtGATGCAAAAGTGCCTCTCGAGCAATGTGAACTTGATGATGTAGATATCGACGCCTTTTTTAGCAATACCCACAAGACTGAAAGTCCAATGGATATTAAAACTGAAACACGAGAGATTGACATAAGTGATCAACTGCAAACAAATCTGAATCAGGACCTTAAGAAACACCATTTAAAATTCCATAGTACACATTTTGATATCCGATCATCTCCAATAAAACCAACCTCAACAGTGTTcacaaaatttcaaataaatccaGAAAAATTACCAAAATTTGACATGCAAGAAATACAACCTTTAATAAATCAAGAAAGTTACACTGAGCAGGTTCATACTCAGCCAAATATAGTCCCAAGTCtggaaattgatttatttactcaaaataattctttacCATGTAAGGAGATGTCTGATATTAGTCTGCACTCCTCAAAAGACTGGTCTCTTAAATACATGGACAATGAAAGTAATATGAATTATGTGAAGGCTGATAGTATAATAAATGATAGTacagattatttaaaatcaaatggATTAATAGAGCCAGCTTTATTACATGTAAAAGATGACTCAAAACTAGAAAATGGAAATGCTCatgaaaataatctaaatgaAAATCTATCTCATCAGGATTCAGTTTTAAGCCTACTCTCATACCCAGAAGCAACAATACGAAATAGTACTGTAGATTTTAGTCtagatttatttagttttagtaattCATAG